A portion of the candidate division WOR-3 bacterium genome contains these proteins:
- a CDS encoding glycosyltransferase family 4 protein, whose protein sequence is MRRLLVVAYYMPPLGLSGVMRVTKLCKFLPEAGWQPLILTVKPVAYYHYDLRLLEDLRTSRIYRTESADPNRLFNLVRSKSKRLTPALARGLGAGPRLLNHLLFPDSKIGWLPFGSVAGRHIIDREKPAAIFASAPPFTALLLGVRLKAHAHVPLAADFRDPWPTGFAPPPRHQRAALRRLRRYLVDRSDLVLGVNAGTARSVGPRCEVLDNGYDPTDFEVEPARLEGFSIVHVGNLWQNQAEVASFMAALRQRPEARLYLAGRVDGETRRRFEHDSQVRLLSTVPHNEACALMKGAAALLYIGKPAQPVGIKLYEYLGAKRPILVWGEGSDEAAALVKEAGAGVACGLDAGRLVEALDEMKRDPAQFARTSRDQFNRRSQARRLADRLESLI, encoded by the coding sequence ATGCGCCGCTTGCTCGTCGTCGCCTACTACATGCCGCCGCTGGGTTTGAGCGGCGTGATGCGGGTGACGAAGCTCTGCAAGTTCCTGCCCGAGGCTGGCTGGCAGCCGTTGATACTCACGGTCAAGCCGGTGGCCTACTACCACTACGACCTGCGTTTGCTCGAGGACCTCAGGACTTCGCGTATCTACCGCACCGAGAGCGCGGACCCGAACCGGCTCTTCAACCTCGTTCGCTCAAAGTCGAAGAGACTCACGCCGGCGCTGGCGCGCGGGCTCGGAGCCGGGCCGCGGTTGCTCAACCACCTGCTGTTCCCGGACTCGAAGATCGGCTGGCTGCCGTTCGGCTCGGTGGCGGGGCGGCACATCATCGACCGGGAAAAGCCGGCGGCGATATTCGCCAGCGCCCCGCCCTTCACCGCGCTGCTGCTCGGGGTGCGGCTCAAGGCCCATGCCCACGTGCCGCTGGCCGCTGACTTTCGCGACCCCTGGCCGACCGGTTTTGCCCCGCCTCCTCGACATCAGCGGGCAGCGCTGCGGCGGCTTCGCCGCTATCTGGTCGACCGCTCGGACCTCGTTCTGGGTGTCAATGCCGGCACGGCGCGATCAGTCGGCCCGCGTTGCGAGGTGCTCGACAATGGCTATGACCCGACCGACTTCGAGGTCGAGCCGGCCAGGCTGGAGGGCTTCAGCATAGTTCACGTCGGCAACCTCTGGCAGAATCAGGCCGAGGTCGCATCGTTCATGGCGGCACTGCGGCAGCGGCCCGAGGCCAGGCTGTACCTTGCCGGCCGGGTTGACGGCGAAACGCGGCGGCGGTTCGAACACGACTCGCAGGTGCGTCTGCTCAGCACAGTGCCGCACAATGAGGCCTGCGCCCTGATGAAAGGCGCGGCTGCGCTGCTCTACATCGGCAAGCCCGCGCAGCCGGTCGGCATCAAGCTCTATGAGTACCTCGGAGCGAAACGGCCGATTCTGGTCTGGGGAGAGGGCTCGGACGAAGCGGCAGCCCTGGTGAAAGAAGCCGGAGCCGGAGTTGCGTGCGGCCTCGATGCCGGGAGGCTGGTCGAGGCGCTTGACGAGATGAAGCGAGACCCGGCTCAGTTTGCCCGGACGAGCCGCGACCAATTCAACCGGCGCAGTCAGGCACGCCGGCTCGCCGACCGTCTCGAATCGCTTATCTAG